Proteins encoded together in one Sceloporus undulatus isolate JIND9_A2432 ecotype Alabama chromosome 4, SceUnd_v1.1, whole genome shotgun sequence window:
- the CST3 gene encoding cystatin-C — protein sequence MGLSGWLCLWAAVVVGAVAGAGAERIVGAPVEVSANEEGVQQALRFAMNQYNSASNDMYGSRVAQVLSVKKQIVAGIKYIITAKVGRTTCTKSAASLENCAFHEAPELAKHVTCNFEVYSVPWLNRISLLKNNCE from the exons ATGGGTCTCTCGGGGTGGCTGTGTCTGTGGGCGGCCGTGGTGGTGGGCGCAGTGGCCGGGGCCGGGGCCGAGCGGATTGTGGGGGCGCCGGTGGAGGTCTCGGCCAACGAGGAGGGCGTCCAGCAGGCCCTCCGCTTCGCCATGAACCAGTACAACAGCGCCAGCAACGACATGTACGGCAGCCGCGTCGCCCAGGTCCTCAGCGTCAAGAAGCAA aTTGTTGCTGGAATCAAATATATTATCACTGCTAAAGTGGGGCGAACAACTTGTACTAAGTCAGCAGCTAGCCTGGAGAACTGTGCCTTCCATGAAGCACCAGAACTGGCTAAG catgtgacttgcaatTTTGAGGTGTACAGTGTTCCTTGGTTAAACCGCATTTCCTTGCTCAAAAACAACTGCGAGTAA